The Pseudanabaena sp. ABRG5-3 genome includes the window TACGAGAATTAATTGCCGCCGCGATCGCCTATTTCATCGGTAAGCGCGTACTTGATGGCGATGAAGTAACGTCTAGTGATGTCCTTGAGGATTTCCAAGAAAAAGCATCGGAATTTCTATCGGGCGAAGCTACCGATAAGCTCCAAACCAGTTCTCAGGAATCTCCAAATAAAGCTAAAAAATCTAGTTCTGAAAATTCTGATGAACTCAAATTTGACGATCAGCTTGAACGTTTACAGAGATTAATTGCCGAAGCGATCGCCTATTTCTTTGGTAGACAGCTATCGCAACCTACCCTAGATGAAACTTCTGATATAGCTCCCAGCGAAGAAGCTTGGCTAACAATGGAAGATGTCTTTGGTGATGATAATGGTCCTTGGCCGCTTCCTTTGGAATATGAATCTCATGCCTTTACGAAGTCCCAAGATATGACAGCAATTAACTCTTCAGGAGAGTTGCAAAGTTTTGAAACCACAACTACACAAATTTCTCAAGATCGTATCGAAGGAAGTTTGCTCTTTGAAGAAGAAACATTAGCCTATCAAAATTCAACTTCAGATACAGAAAATGAACGTCCACTAAGAGCATGGATCGAAGCCAAGGCAACCCTTTTAGGCTATGTCTATAATCCAGTAATGACTGTAATTTTTTGGCTCGATGCCATCATTCTCAAAATTGAAAATTTCTTTATTAGGTTGTGGAAGGGCTTGATCAATTTACCAAAGCGGTTAGTTGATTTTATCCGTTACGGTAATAAAAAGTCTAAATAGCTCGATTATAATTTTCATATTTTGGATGTTCACATAAGTTGAATGATTTCCATTGTCTTGACGCTGACTGTGCAGACTCTTTGTAGTAAATCGATGACTTGCTCTTTATAGTCAGCAAATTTGTAGGTATTGAAAAGCTTGGCAATGGTGGGATCTTTGGGTTTCTTTTCTTTGTATTGATCGAGTATCCATTCAAGGGCGGAACGATTTCCGAGTTTGTATTCCCATGCGATCGCTGGTACATCTGTTAACTGGGTATTGTCATCAAGGCTAATCACGCCGTTAGTTTTATCGGCTTTGAGTTTGGCTTTGGGGATGTCTTTGGTGGCGATTTCAACTCGTTGTAGTCCGTAGGGTTCGATGGTTTCGTAGTTGAGATGTAAGTCCATTAGAGCTTTTCCCCATGATGCCCATTGATGGAAGTCTTCATAAAAGGGAAGTCGAGGAAATTCGCGTTTGAGGTTGAGTTCGTATTTGGTGCGGTAGGCGGGATGATGAAGGACTGCGTAGGTGTAATGGAAGATGTCGAGTTTGGTGATTGCCTTTTGCGTCGAGGTTTCTGCCCTTATCTCTTCCGTAGCAGGGGTTTCTGCCCTCACCCCTAGCCCCTCTCCCGCAGGAGAGGGGGATAAGATGGAAGCAGGAGTTTCTAATCTCACCTCTTCCGTAGCAAGAGTTTCCGCCCTCACCCCCTGCCCCTCTCCCGCAGGAGAGGGGAGAAAGAGGAAGAGATGGTTGGTGATAGTTTGGAGGACTTGGGGGAGGTTTTGGGTGATTTCTTCGTTTTGGAAGCGGAGGACTTGTAAGCCGTTGGCTTTTAGGTATGTGTCGCGATCGCTGTCTCGATCTTTTTGTAGTTCGTGGATACCGCCATCTAGCTCGATGACGAGTTTAGCCGTGTGGCAGTAAAAATCAACGATATATTGACCAATGTTGTGTTGTCTACGAAATTTTGCACCATGTAGCTGATTTGCGCGTAAACACTGCCATAACATCTGTTCTGCTGGAGTTTGCTTTTGCCGCAGTTCTTTAGCCTTTTGCAACAACACTTCAGGAATATCCCGTCTAGCCCCCACCAAACGCACCAAATCAGGCTCAATTTCCTGCTCTAATCTTGCTCCCCTCTCCTGCGGGAGAGGGGCTGGGGGGGAGGGCTGATAACGCTCGCGGAACCTCTCCAAAGCCCAATCAGTAATATTCTCAACGCGATCGCCTTTTTCATCATAACGATAAAGCGGAAGACATTGAGTTTTTTCGAGAAAATCTAAACAAACTACTTCTTGACTAATTAGTGCTTGAAATGTTTTGGAAGAGCCAATTCCAGAAATTGAAATATATTGATTGATTTCAGTATTTCTAAATATATTAAACCATTGATAAGTTCTTCCATTAAAATGCTTATCTAAGTAAAGATATTGTTTTGTGTAAGGTCGATATACACTTTTAACAATCTGAGAACTATTAAATTTCTTAGATATTTTTCGCTTTATGTATTGAGTTGTTTCTGCATCCCATTTAATATCAAATTCTCTTATTGTTCCTTTTATTAACTGCTCCATATATCCATCAACAAGATATTTCACCTTGTCAATCAAGACTTCTGACGAGAAATCATAAACCCATTCATCACGTTGAGTAGCAACCCCTCTTGAAAAAAGTTGAAAAATAGCTTCTTCAGATTTACCAGCTTTTACGTCCTTATCAACCAAAGGCAATAAATCATCAAAATCATTATCAGTTTGATTTACCCAATTAGCCTTTTTATCTGGTGTAATCTGCTCAAAAGGAATTTGCTCAATCTTTGTATTTGCAAACCAATCCAGCTTTTCATCCTTAGTTTGCTCATCCTGCAACGTAAAGTAAAAAATTCTCGCCATTTTTAATCCTAATAAAATTTCTTTAGTCTTGAATTCTCTTCATATTTGAAATTTAACTGCCCTCACCCCCCAGTCCCCTCTCCCGCAGGAGAGGGGGAGCCAGAGTTTTTCTTGTTCCCCTCTCCCGTAGGAGAGGGGCTAGGGGTGAGGGCAAATCTTATTTATGAACTTTCACTAAAAACATTATAGCGACACCAGTTTGAATACCAAAGACATTGTTTTTCGTTCCAGAAATTTTAGGATTACTCCTCACATCTGACTGCGTATCAACAATGTAAATATAATCAAACTCATCTGCCAAACATCTACGCAATCCATCAAATGTTTGCGAATCAATAAACGAGCGATTGGTGATAAACGCAACTAAACCATTCTTGCCAAGGCGATCGCTTGCCCACCGATAGAACCGCGTATACATATCATAGACAGCAATTTGATTTTGCGCCGTTCCCTGCTTGATGTAAGTCGCCTTAATCTGTTTATCTATTTGTCCATAAACCCGATTCGCATTATTTTGATTGAAATTCTCTTGCCATGCGTTGTAAGGCGGATTGCCAATAATCACCGAAATCTTGCGATCGTTCTGATTCTGAATCCTAGCCGTATTCTGCACACTCATCGCAAACAAATCAAACTGCTTCCCCTCAAACCCACAATGATCCAGCGTATCCACCAGACAAATATTCTTAAACTCCTCATACTTATTCATCTTCTGAGCATAGGTAAACTCAATATTCAAATTCGCAATGTAATAGGGCAGAATCGCCATCTCATTACAATGAATCTCATGCTTATACTTATGCTCCAACTTATGCGCGGGCAAATACTCAATCAACTCCGTTACATAGGTTCCCGTCCCCGTACAAGGATCGAGAATCTCCACCCCCTCATCCGATAGCAACTTCCCAAAATGCTTATGCACCAAATGATCCGCACTCTCGATCATAAATCGCACAATCTCATTGGGCGTGTACACAATTCCCAACCGATCCGCCGCCTTCGGATTATAAGCCTTGTAAAAATTCTCATAGAGAGCCTTCAGGAACTTCTGCTTCTCATGATGATTAGCAATATTCTCCGAACTACGGCGAATCACCGCATAGTAATACTCAATACTCTTCAACGTGTTACGGCGCGTCGTTCCTGTAAAAAACGTATCGATCATCGCCGACAACTCACGCGCAATATTATTCTCCCGATGAAACTGCGACTCATGGAAAATATTTGTAAAAATATCCTCAGTGAGAATGTGCTGAATTAACATCTCATGCACATCAAAAATCTCAATCTCAGGATTAATCGACTGCCGACATACCTCTAAAAACGCATTGCGGCGATCGCGAAACTGTTGATTTTCCTTCTCCGCAACCTGAATCGTCTCGCGTAATTTTTCAAGAATATTGGGAATGTCTTCCTTAAATTTCGTAATCGCCGCCCGAAAGTCTCTTACCTCTGGACGTTCATAATCGACAAAAATATTTAACAGGCGATCGAGCGCATCCGCATCCCGCATCGCCACTCGCCCCACCTCACGGCTATTCTGGATTAAGACCGCATTTTGAGAATCCTCAAACAAAATATTTTCATCGGGATAGCCCTTCTCAAACTTCTTCTCAATTTCTAGATCCAGCTTGTCGTATTCATCCTTACTTTCCCACCAGCCATGCTCCAACCTAATCGCATCCTTAATCGTGCCATCAGGAAAAACGGTTGTATTGAACTTAGTCTTAAAGTCCAATTCAGGAACCAGTAAATAATTGCGAGGCTTACAATAATCATTCAATAAGCGCTCAAAAGCATTGCGAATGCTGGTTTCTTTTTTCGAGCCACCATAGCGAATAATTTTTTCAACCTCCGCCTGATACTGTGTAACCAGCAATCTTGACATAATGCAACTCCTAGAATAGCGGCAATCTTAACTTTTGATGTGAATATTTTGTCTTTTTTGGATGATTTTTCTAAGACAACATCTTTTTTCTATAATGCTAAAGATGGCAGAATTTTAGAGGTAATAAAGGGTGACGCTTTGCTCCACCCTTTATTACTATAATTTAAGGGTTGACTTCCTGCTCTTTCCAATTACCTTGATCATCACGAAAATATAGATAGCGATTTTGGGGATTGCCGCGTAATTCGAGGCGATCGACTTCCGTAGGCTCTAATAAAATTAAACAAAAAGAAGATAATGGCTTTTCAGGATCGGGTGGCTCTGTTTTCGGGAAATGTACCCTTGCCTCTTTAGGATAGGGCCATGAAAATTGAATTCTTGCGGGATCTGACAGAGCTTGCCATGTTTTATTACGAGCAGATTGCAATTCTGCATTAGGGCAATCCTGATCGATCAATAACAACTTTCCTGAAATCCGAAACTGCGATCGCGTTTTCGGAAAATACCAGCTTGCCTCCGCCCAAGGATTGGCATTAATTTGAGCAGGTTTTTGGCTACGAATATCGGTAACAATTTTGAGACAATCTTGTAGAGGAGTTTGGAAGCGATCGCCGTTTTCGAGAAAGCCGCGAAATACAACGGTACGGTTGCGTGGACGTTGATCGAGTCCTACGGTTGCTAGCTGTAAAAACTTAGCTTCAGGCTGATTGCGGTGTTGATGTAAACTTCGAGCTAAATGCGATCGCCACATAAAAACACTTAGAATAGAATTGTGCGAAGCACAATTCTATTCTAAAAGGGATCATGGCTAATTTTTGGATTGAGGGTGGTAGTCGTAGTGGTAAAACTGAGCGCATGATTCAGCAGTTTTGTCATTGGGCGGAAACTGAGTTTGCTCAACAGATTAACCCTCAGGCTGCCTCTCAAAAAGTTTTGGTTTTAGCAGTTGATTCGCGACAAAGGCAGAATTTAAGCGATCGCCTAATACTCGCAACTCATGGAAAATATCCTGTCACGGCTGCCACGCCCCTCAGCTTTTTTCGGGATGAAGTGCGTCTGTTTTGGACATTATTAGTTCAGAAATTAGATTTAAAAGCGCAGTTCCCTTTGCTATTGCGTGTTGAGAATGAACAGGAATTAGCTGATCAAGTATGGAAGTCTCGACTTGAGACTGGAACTTTGCGAATGGAGGGAGTGGGGCGAGAACGTCTCGTGCGGCGATTACTAGATTTATTTCTGTTGGCTGCCTATGCAGGACGTGATATTGATGAAATACCTACAATCTTGAACGCAGGTATCGAGACTAATTTGCTTGTAAACTCTGATGATGCGGAGTCTAGAGTAGAAACTAGTGACATATTAGAACAGTGGCAAGAAATTAGCGAAGCGTTGCAGGAATGGCGAAAATATTGCTGGGAAAGGGGTTTATTAACCTATGGGATTATTACGGATTTATTCGCCCATCATTTACTTCCTAATCCACAATATCAGCGTAAACTCAAGCAGAGGTTTGGCTACGTCATGATTGATCGCGCCGATGAGATGCCAGCGATCGCCTGTGATTTAATTAAATTCTTATTAAAGAATGATGCTCAAGGGATCTTCACCTTTAATCCTGATGGTTCTGCAAGATTAGGACTAGGAGCCGACCCTGACTATTGGCAGGAAATCAAAGCGGAATGCGAAGTGATTAAACTTTCCCATTCTCAAAATACATTAGGTTATGAGATTGCCGAATCTGTTCTATCGATTGTCAATGAGCCAATTTTGCAATTTATGGAACCTTATGAAACTGTGCGCTCGATTGAGTCGGTTTCCCGTGCCAAGTTGTTCCGAAATGTCGTTGATATGATTGCTTTAGCGATCGCCTCTGGAGAAGTCAAGGCTAGTGACATCGCCATTATTGCCCCCGGATTAGATAATATTGCTAACTATGCGA containing:
- a CDS encoding Npun_F5749 family FMN-dependent PPOX-type flavoprotein — its product is MWRSHLARSLHQHRNQPEAKFLQLATVGLDQRPRNRTVVFRGFLENGDRFQTPLQDCLKIVTDIRSQKPAQINANPWAEASWYFPKTRSQFRISGKLLLIDQDCPNAELQSARNKTWQALSDPARIQFSWPYPKEARVHFPKTEPPDPEKPLSSFCLILLEPTEVDRLELRGNPQNRYLYFRDDQGNWKEQEVNP
- a CDS encoding N-6 DNA methylase; the encoded protein is MSRLLVTQYQAEVEKIIRYGGSKKETSIRNAFERLLNDYCKPRNYLLVPELDFKTKFNTTVFPDGTIKDAIRLEHGWWESKDEYDKLDLEIEKKFEKGYPDENILFEDSQNAVLIQNSREVGRVAMRDADALDRLLNIFVDYERPEVRDFRAAITKFKEDIPNILEKLRETIQVAEKENQQFRDRRNAFLEVCRQSINPEIEIFDVHEMLIQHILTEDIFTNIFHESQFHRENNIARELSAMIDTFFTGTTRRNTLKSIEYYYAVIRRSSENIANHHEKQKFLKALYENFYKAYNPKAADRLGIVYTPNEIVRFMIESADHLVHKHFGKLLSDEGVEILDPCTGTGTYVTELIEYLPAHKLEHKYKHEIHCNEMAILPYYIANLNIEFTYAQKMNKYEEFKNICLVDTLDHCGFEGKQFDLFAMSVQNTARIQNQNDRKISVIIGNPPYNAWQENFNQNNANRVYGQIDKQIKATYIKQGTAQNQIAVYDMYTRFYRWASDRLGKNGLVAFITNRSFIDSQTFDGLRRCLADEFDYIYIVDTQSDVRSNPKISGTKNNVFGIQTGVAIMFLVKVHK